The Cyclopterus lumpus isolate fCycLum1 chromosome 12, fCycLum1.pri, whole genome shotgun sequence genome window below encodes:
- the LOC117740991 gene encoding formin-binding protein 1 isoform X5, with amino-acid sequence MLRALVARVALFARSITRHSSGPTLGAYRAEETTAGLGKTSDMVEERMGDCWSHTKDQFDNLEKHTQWGIEFVEKYTKFVKERSEIETNYAKQIRNLSKKYQPKKNSREEEESKFTFCQAFLTSLNELNDYAGQHEVIAENLTSQIITELSRYLQELKGERKSHFHDGRKAQQHIESSWKQLESCKRRFERDCKEADRAQQYFERMDADINVTKADVEKARQHAQSRHQMASDSKSDYSSYLQKFNQEQNEHYFTVIPNIFQKLQDMEEKRIDRIGVSMRTFADVDRQVLPIVGKCLDGMTKAAESIEPKTDSKQVVESYKSGFEPPGDVDFEDYGQAMTRTPSDTSLSNSREAKEKPAGKSKGKLWPFIKNKNKSPKQHKEPLSHRLNDFMTSKPKLHCLRSLRRGITLNSHVRNLIEGSGPEDFSHLPPEQRRKKLLGKMEDLNKDIQKEMDQRDALTKMKDVYVKNPQMGDPASVDPRLSEIALNIEKLQFEAQKFEGWLAEVEERMPSKSDTNRRSGLYETQNNTPVSNNCAQDRESPDGSYTEEQNSETQVKANVNPVLPTSSTPEFDDEFDDEETLPTIGTCKALYPFEGHNEGTISVAEGELLYVIEEDKGDGWTRVRRNEDEEGYVPSSYVEVFLETNAKGAMTYI; translated from the exons ATGCTTCGAGCACTCGTAGCGCGCGTCGCGCTGTTTGCTCGGAGCATCACGCGACACTCTTCCGGGCCGACACTCGGCGCGTACCGGGCTGAGGAGACGACAGCCGGACTCGGGAAGACCTCAGACATGGTCGAGGAGAGGATGGGCGACTGTTGGAGTCACACCAAG GATCAGTTCGACAACTTGGAGAAGCACACGCAGTGGGGGATCGAATTTGTGGAGAAGTACACCAAATTCGTCAAGGAGAGGTCGGAGATCGAAACCAACTATGCAAAACAAATTAG GAATCTATCAAAGAAGTATCAACCCAAGAAGAACTCacgagaagaggaagagagcaa GTTCACCTTCTGTCAAGCCTTCCTGACGTCCCTGAACGAGTTGAATGACTACGCGGGTCAACACGAGGTCATAGCGGAGAACCTGACGTCTCAAATCATCACCGAGCTCTCGCGCTACCTGCAGGAGCTCAAGGGCGAGAGGAAATCG CACTTCCATGATGGCCGCAAGGCGCAGCAGCACATCGAGAGCTCGTGGAAACAGCTGGAATCG TGTAAAAGGAGGTTTGAGAGGGACTGTAAAGAGGCGGACCGGGCGCAGCAGTACTTCGAGAGGATGGACGCCGACATCAACGTGACGAAGGCCGACGTGGAAAAG GCCCGACAGCATGCTCAGTCCAGGCACCAGATGGCTTCAGACAGTAAGAGCGACTACTCCTCCTACCTGCAGAAGTTCAACCAGGAACAGAACGAACATTACTTCACAGTCATCCCCAACATATTCCAG AAACTTCaagacatggaggagaagagaaTCGACAGGATAGGAGTGAGCATGAGGACGTTCGCCGACGTGGACCGCCAGGTGCTGCCCATCGTGGGGAAATGTTTAGACGGCATGACGAAAGCCGCCGAGTCCATCGAGCCCAAGACt GACTCCAAGCAGGTGGTGGAGTCCTACAAGTCCGGGTTCGAGCCCCCGGGGGACGTGGACTTCGAGGACTACGGCCAGGCCATGACGAGGACGCCGTCCGACACCAGCCTGTCCAACTCCAGAGAGGCCAAGGAGAAGCCGGCAGGCAAGAGCAAGGGCAAGCTGTGGCCCTTCatcaagaacaagaacaag TCTCCCAAGCAGCACAAGGAGCCCCTCTCCCACCGCCTCAACGACTTCATGACCTCCAAGCCCAAATTGCACTGCCTCCGGAGCCTGAGGCGAGGG ATCACACTCAATTCCCACGTCCGGAATCTCATTGAG ggcTCTGGACCGGAGGACTTCAGCCACCTGCCAccggagcagaggaggaagaagctgCTGGGCAAGATGGAGGACCTGAATAAGGACATCCAGAAGGAGATGGACCAGAG GGACGCGCTGACGAAGATGAAAGACGTGTACGTGAAGAACCCCCAGATGGGCGACCCCGCCAGCGTCGACCCCCGGCTATCGGAAATCGCCCTGAACATCGAGAAGCTGCAGTTCGAAGCGCAGAAGTTTGAG ggctgGTTagcggaggtggaggagaggatgcCGTCCAAGAGCGATACGAACCGTAGAAGTGGCCTCTATGAGacccagaacaacacgcccgtGAGCAACAACTGCGCTCAGGACCGAGAGAG CCCGGACGGCAGCTACACGGAGGAGCAGAACTCAGAGACTCAGGTCAAGGCCAACGTCAACCCCGTCCTCCCCACCTCCAGCACGCCGGAGTTCGACGACGAGTTCGACGACGAGGAGACGCTGCCCACCATCGGCACCTGCAAGGCCTTGTACCCGTTCGAAG GTCACAACGAGGGCACCATCTCCGTGGCGGAGGGCGAGCTGCTGTACGTCATAGAAGAGGACAAAGGGGACGGATGGACGCGAGTGCGCAGgaacgaggacgaggagggatACGTGCCCTCCTCCTACGTCGAGGTCTTTTTGGAAACCAATGCCAAAGGTGCTATGACGTACATTTAA
- the LOC117740991 gene encoding formin-binding protein 1 isoform X6 codes for MLRALVARVALFARSITRHSSGPTLGAYRAEETTAGLGKTSDMVEERMGDCWSHTKDQFDNLEKHTQWGIEFVEKYTKFVKERSEIETNYAKQIRNLSKKYQPKKNSREEEESKFTFCQAFLTSLNELNDYAGQHEVIAENLTSQIITELSRYLQELKGERKSHFHDGRKAQQHIESSWKQLESCKRRFERDCKEADRAQQYFERMDADINVTKADVEKARQHAQSRHQMASDSKSDYSSYLQKFNQEQNEHYFTVIPNIFQKLQDMEEKRIDRIGVSMRTFADVDRQVLPIVGKCLDGMTKAAESIEPKTDSKQVVESYKSGFEPPGDVDFEDYGQAMTRTPSDTSLSNSREAKEKPAGKSKGKLWPFIKNKNKSPKQHKEPLSHRLNDFMTSKPKLHCLRSLRRGLSLKLGEWEGSGPEDFSHLPPEQRRKKLLGKMEDLNKDIQKEMDQRDALTKMKDVYVKNPQMGDPASVDPRLSEIALNIEKLQFEAQKFEGWLAEVEERMPSKSDTNRRSGLYETQNNTPVSNNCAQDRESPDGSYTEEQNSETQVKANVNPVLPTSSTPEFDDEFDDEETLPTIGTCKALYPFEGHNEGTISVAEGELLYVIEEDKGDGWTRVRRNEDEEGYVPSSYVEVFLETNAKGAMTYI; via the exons ATGCTTCGAGCACTCGTAGCGCGCGTCGCGCTGTTTGCTCGGAGCATCACGCGACACTCTTCCGGGCCGACACTCGGCGCGTACCGGGCTGAGGAGACGACAGCCGGACTCGGGAAGACCTCAGACATGGTCGAGGAGAGGATGGGCGACTGTTGGAGTCACACCAAG GATCAGTTCGACAACTTGGAGAAGCACACGCAGTGGGGGATCGAATTTGTGGAGAAGTACACCAAATTCGTCAAGGAGAGGTCGGAGATCGAAACCAACTATGCAAAACAAATTAG GAATCTATCAAAGAAGTATCAACCCAAGAAGAACTCacgagaagaggaagagagcaa GTTCACCTTCTGTCAAGCCTTCCTGACGTCCCTGAACGAGTTGAATGACTACGCGGGTCAACACGAGGTCATAGCGGAGAACCTGACGTCTCAAATCATCACCGAGCTCTCGCGCTACCTGCAGGAGCTCAAGGGCGAGAGGAAATCG CACTTCCATGATGGCCGCAAGGCGCAGCAGCACATCGAGAGCTCGTGGAAACAGCTGGAATCG TGTAAAAGGAGGTTTGAGAGGGACTGTAAAGAGGCGGACCGGGCGCAGCAGTACTTCGAGAGGATGGACGCCGACATCAACGTGACGAAGGCCGACGTGGAAAAG GCCCGACAGCATGCTCAGTCCAGGCACCAGATGGCTTCAGACAGTAAGAGCGACTACTCCTCCTACCTGCAGAAGTTCAACCAGGAACAGAACGAACATTACTTCACAGTCATCCCCAACATATTCCAG AAACTTCaagacatggaggagaagagaaTCGACAGGATAGGAGTGAGCATGAGGACGTTCGCCGACGTGGACCGCCAGGTGCTGCCCATCGTGGGGAAATGTTTAGACGGCATGACGAAAGCCGCCGAGTCCATCGAGCCCAAGACt GACTCCAAGCAGGTGGTGGAGTCCTACAAGTCCGGGTTCGAGCCCCCGGGGGACGTGGACTTCGAGGACTACGGCCAGGCCATGACGAGGACGCCGTCCGACACCAGCCTGTCCAACTCCAGAGAGGCCAAGGAGAAGCCGGCAGGCAAGAGCAAGGGCAAGCTGTGGCCCTTCatcaagaacaagaacaag TCTCCCAAGCAGCACAAGGAGCCCCTCTCCCACCGCCTCAACGACTTCATGACCTCCAAGCCCAAATTGCACTGCCTCCGGAGCCTGAGGCGAGGG CTTTCTCTCAAGCTG GGAGAATGGGAG ggcTCTGGACCGGAGGACTTCAGCCACCTGCCAccggagcagaggaggaagaagctgCTGGGCAAGATGGAGGACCTGAATAAGGACATCCAGAAGGAGATGGACCAGAG GGACGCGCTGACGAAGATGAAAGACGTGTACGTGAAGAACCCCCAGATGGGCGACCCCGCCAGCGTCGACCCCCGGCTATCGGAAATCGCCCTGAACATCGAGAAGCTGCAGTTCGAAGCGCAGAAGTTTGAG ggctgGTTagcggaggtggaggagaggatgcCGTCCAAGAGCGATACGAACCGTAGAAGTGGCCTCTATGAGacccagaacaacacgcccgtGAGCAACAACTGCGCTCAGGACCGAGAGAG CCCGGACGGCAGCTACACGGAGGAGCAGAACTCAGAGACTCAGGTCAAGGCCAACGTCAACCCCGTCCTCCCCACCTCCAGCACGCCGGAGTTCGACGACGAGTTCGACGACGAGGAGACGCTGCCCACCATCGGCACCTGCAAGGCCTTGTACCCGTTCGAAG GTCACAACGAGGGCACCATCTCCGTGGCGGAGGGCGAGCTGCTGTACGTCATAGAAGAGGACAAAGGGGACGGATGGACGCGAGTGCGCAGgaacgaggacgaggagggatACGTGCCCTCCTCCTACGTCGAGGTCTTTTTGGAAACCAATGCCAAAGGTGCTATGACGTACATTTAA
- the LOC117740991 gene encoding formin-binding protein 1 isoform X1 yields MLRALVARVALFARSITRHSSGPTLGAYRAEETTAGLGKTSDMVEERMGDCWSHTKDQFDNLEKHTQWGIEFVEKYTKFVKERSEIETNYAKQIRNLSKKYQPKKNSREEEESKFTFCQAFLTSLNELNDYAGQHEVIAENLTSQIITELSRYLQELKGERKSHFHDGRKAQQHIESSWKQLESCKRRFERDCKEADRAQQYFERMDADINVTKADVEKARQHAQSRHQMASDSKSDYSSYLQKFNQEQNEHYFTVIPNIFQKLQDMEEKRIDRIGVSMRTFADVDRQVLPIVGKCLDGMTKAAESIEPKTDSKQVVESYKSGFEPPGDVDFEDYGQAMTRTPSDTSLSNSREAKEKPAGKSKGKLWPFIKNKNKSPKQHKEPLSHRLNDFMTSKPKLHCLRSLRRGLSLKLITLNSHVRNLIEGEWEGSGPEDFSHLPPEQRRKKLLGKMEDLNKDIQKEMDQRDALTKMKDVYVKNPQMGDPASVDPRLSEIALNIEKLQFEAQKFEGWLAEVEERMPSKSDTNRRSGLYETQNNTPVSNNCAQDRESPDGSYTEEQNSETQVKANVNPVLPTSSTPEFDDEFDDEETLPTIGTCKALYPFEGHNEGTISVAEGELLYVIEEDKGDGWTRVRRNEDEEGYVPSSYVEVFLETNAKGAMTYI; encoded by the exons ATGCTTCGAGCACTCGTAGCGCGCGTCGCGCTGTTTGCTCGGAGCATCACGCGACACTCTTCCGGGCCGACACTCGGCGCGTACCGGGCTGAGGAGACGACAGCCGGACTCGGGAAGACCTCAGACATGGTCGAGGAGAGGATGGGCGACTGTTGGAGTCACACCAAG GATCAGTTCGACAACTTGGAGAAGCACACGCAGTGGGGGATCGAATTTGTGGAGAAGTACACCAAATTCGTCAAGGAGAGGTCGGAGATCGAAACCAACTATGCAAAACAAATTAG GAATCTATCAAAGAAGTATCAACCCAAGAAGAACTCacgagaagaggaagagagcaa GTTCACCTTCTGTCAAGCCTTCCTGACGTCCCTGAACGAGTTGAATGACTACGCGGGTCAACACGAGGTCATAGCGGAGAACCTGACGTCTCAAATCATCACCGAGCTCTCGCGCTACCTGCAGGAGCTCAAGGGCGAGAGGAAATCG CACTTCCATGATGGCCGCAAGGCGCAGCAGCACATCGAGAGCTCGTGGAAACAGCTGGAATCG TGTAAAAGGAGGTTTGAGAGGGACTGTAAAGAGGCGGACCGGGCGCAGCAGTACTTCGAGAGGATGGACGCCGACATCAACGTGACGAAGGCCGACGTGGAAAAG GCCCGACAGCATGCTCAGTCCAGGCACCAGATGGCTTCAGACAGTAAGAGCGACTACTCCTCCTACCTGCAGAAGTTCAACCAGGAACAGAACGAACATTACTTCACAGTCATCCCCAACATATTCCAG AAACTTCaagacatggaggagaagagaaTCGACAGGATAGGAGTGAGCATGAGGACGTTCGCCGACGTGGACCGCCAGGTGCTGCCCATCGTGGGGAAATGTTTAGACGGCATGACGAAAGCCGCCGAGTCCATCGAGCCCAAGACt GACTCCAAGCAGGTGGTGGAGTCCTACAAGTCCGGGTTCGAGCCCCCGGGGGACGTGGACTTCGAGGACTACGGCCAGGCCATGACGAGGACGCCGTCCGACACCAGCCTGTCCAACTCCAGAGAGGCCAAGGAGAAGCCGGCAGGCAAGAGCAAGGGCAAGCTGTGGCCCTTCatcaagaacaagaacaag TCTCCCAAGCAGCACAAGGAGCCCCTCTCCCACCGCCTCAACGACTTCATGACCTCCAAGCCCAAATTGCACTGCCTCCGGAGCCTGAGGCGAGGG CTTTCTCTCAAGCTG ATCACACTCAATTCCCACGTCCGGAATCTCATTGAG GGAGAATGGGAG ggcTCTGGACCGGAGGACTTCAGCCACCTGCCAccggagcagaggaggaagaagctgCTGGGCAAGATGGAGGACCTGAATAAGGACATCCAGAAGGAGATGGACCAGAG GGACGCGCTGACGAAGATGAAAGACGTGTACGTGAAGAACCCCCAGATGGGCGACCCCGCCAGCGTCGACCCCCGGCTATCGGAAATCGCCCTGAACATCGAGAAGCTGCAGTTCGAAGCGCAGAAGTTTGAG ggctgGTTagcggaggtggaggagaggatgcCGTCCAAGAGCGATACGAACCGTAGAAGTGGCCTCTATGAGacccagaacaacacgcccgtGAGCAACAACTGCGCTCAGGACCGAGAGAG CCCGGACGGCAGCTACACGGAGGAGCAGAACTCAGAGACTCAGGTCAAGGCCAACGTCAACCCCGTCCTCCCCACCTCCAGCACGCCGGAGTTCGACGACGAGTTCGACGACGAGGAGACGCTGCCCACCATCGGCACCTGCAAGGCCTTGTACCCGTTCGAAG GTCACAACGAGGGCACCATCTCCGTGGCGGAGGGCGAGCTGCTGTACGTCATAGAAGAGGACAAAGGGGACGGATGGACGCGAGTGCGCAGgaacgaggacgaggagggatACGTGCCCTCCTCCTACGTCGAGGTCTTTTTGGAAACCAATGCCAAAGGTGCTATGACGTACATTTAA
- the LOC117740991 gene encoding formin-binding protein 1 isoform X12 — translation MDKVGTLLREQQLKDQFDNLEKHTQWGIEFVEKYTKFVKERSEIETNYAKQIRNLSKKYQPKKNSREEEESKFTFCQAFLTSLNELNDYAGQHEVIAENLTSQIITELSRYLQELKGERKSHFHDGRKAQQHIESSWKQLESCKRRFERDCKEADRAQQYFERMDADINVTKADVEKARQHAQSRHQMASDSKSDYSSYLQKFNQEQNEHYFTVIPNIFQKLQDMEEKRIDRIGVSMRTFADVDRQVLPIVGKCLDGMTKAAESIEPKTDSKQVVESYKSGFEPPGDVDFEDYGQAMTRTPSDTSLSNSREAKEKPAGKSKGKLWPFIKNKNKSPKQHKEPLSHRLNDFMTSKPKLHCLRSLRRGLSLKLITLNSHVRNLIEGEWEGSGPEDFSHLPPEQRRKKLLGKMEDLNKDIQKEMDQRDALTKMKDVYVKNPQMGDPASVDPRLSEIALNIEKLQFEAQKFEGWLAEVEERMPSKSDTNRRSGLYETQNNTPVSNNCAQDRESPDGSYTEEQNSETQVKANVNPVLPTSSTPEFDDEFDDEETLPTIGTCKALYPFEGHNEGTISVAEGELLYVIEEDKGDGWTRVRRNEDEEGYVPSSYVEVFLETNAKGAMTYI, via the exons GATCAGTTCGACAACTTGGAGAAGCACACGCAGTGGGGGATCGAATTTGTGGAGAAGTACACCAAATTCGTCAAGGAGAGGTCGGAGATCGAAACCAACTATGCAAAACAAATTAG GAATCTATCAAAGAAGTATCAACCCAAGAAGAACTCacgagaagaggaagagagcaa GTTCACCTTCTGTCAAGCCTTCCTGACGTCCCTGAACGAGTTGAATGACTACGCGGGTCAACACGAGGTCATAGCGGAGAACCTGACGTCTCAAATCATCACCGAGCTCTCGCGCTACCTGCAGGAGCTCAAGGGCGAGAGGAAATCG CACTTCCATGATGGCCGCAAGGCGCAGCAGCACATCGAGAGCTCGTGGAAACAGCTGGAATCG TGTAAAAGGAGGTTTGAGAGGGACTGTAAAGAGGCGGACCGGGCGCAGCAGTACTTCGAGAGGATGGACGCCGACATCAACGTGACGAAGGCCGACGTGGAAAAG GCCCGACAGCATGCTCAGTCCAGGCACCAGATGGCTTCAGACAGTAAGAGCGACTACTCCTCCTACCTGCAGAAGTTCAACCAGGAACAGAACGAACATTACTTCACAGTCATCCCCAACATATTCCAG AAACTTCaagacatggaggagaagagaaTCGACAGGATAGGAGTGAGCATGAGGACGTTCGCCGACGTGGACCGCCAGGTGCTGCCCATCGTGGGGAAATGTTTAGACGGCATGACGAAAGCCGCCGAGTCCATCGAGCCCAAGACt GACTCCAAGCAGGTGGTGGAGTCCTACAAGTCCGGGTTCGAGCCCCCGGGGGACGTGGACTTCGAGGACTACGGCCAGGCCATGACGAGGACGCCGTCCGACACCAGCCTGTCCAACTCCAGAGAGGCCAAGGAGAAGCCGGCAGGCAAGAGCAAGGGCAAGCTGTGGCCCTTCatcaagaacaagaacaag TCTCCCAAGCAGCACAAGGAGCCCCTCTCCCACCGCCTCAACGACTTCATGACCTCCAAGCCCAAATTGCACTGCCTCCGGAGCCTGAGGCGAGGG CTTTCTCTCAAGCTG ATCACACTCAATTCCCACGTCCGGAATCTCATTGAG GGAGAATGGGAG ggcTCTGGACCGGAGGACTTCAGCCACCTGCCAccggagcagaggaggaagaagctgCTGGGCAAGATGGAGGACCTGAATAAGGACATCCAGAAGGAGATGGACCAGAG GGACGCGCTGACGAAGATGAAAGACGTGTACGTGAAGAACCCCCAGATGGGCGACCCCGCCAGCGTCGACCCCCGGCTATCGGAAATCGCCCTGAACATCGAGAAGCTGCAGTTCGAAGCGCAGAAGTTTGAG ggctgGTTagcggaggtggaggagaggatgcCGTCCAAGAGCGATACGAACCGTAGAAGTGGCCTCTATGAGacccagaacaacacgcccgtGAGCAACAACTGCGCTCAGGACCGAGAGAG CCCGGACGGCAGCTACACGGAGGAGCAGAACTCAGAGACTCAGGTCAAGGCCAACGTCAACCCCGTCCTCCCCACCTCCAGCACGCCGGAGTTCGACGACGAGTTCGACGACGAGGAGACGCTGCCCACCATCGGCACCTGCAAGGCCTTGTACCCGTTCGAAG GTCACAACGAGGGCACCATCTCCGTGGCGGAGGGCGAGCTGCTGTACGTCATAGAAGAGGACAAAGGGGACGGATGGACGCGAGTGCGCAGgaacgaggacgaggagggatACGTGCCCTCCTCCTACGTCGAGGTCTTTTTGGAAACCAATGCCAAAGGTGCTATGACGTACATTTAA
- the LOC117740991 gene encoding formin-binding protein 1 isoform X17, whose protein sequence is MSWGSELWDQFDNLEKHTQWGIEFVEKYTKFVKERSEIETNYAKQIRNLSKKYQPKKNSREEEESKFTFCQAFLTSLNELNDYAGQHEVIAENLTSQIITELSRYLQELKGERKSHFHDGRKAQQHIESSWKQLESCKRRFERDCKEADRAQQYFERMDADINVTKADVEKARQHAQSRHQMASDSKSDYSSYLQKFNQEQNEHYFTVIPNIFQKLQDMEEKRIDRIGVSMRTFADVDRQVLPIVGKCLDGMTKAAESIEPKTDSKQVVESYKSGFEPPGDVDFEDYGQAMTRTPSDTSLSNSREAKEKPAGKSKGKLWPFIKNKNKGSGPEDFSHLPPEQRRKKLLGKMEDLNKDIQKEMDQRDALTKMKDVYVKNPQMGDPASVDPRLSEIALNIEKLQFEAQKFEGWLAEVEERMPSKSDTNRRSGLYETQNNTPVSNNCAQDRESPDGSYTEEQNSETQVKANVNPVLPTSSTPEFDDEFDDEETLPTIGTCKALYPFEGHNEGTISVAEGELLYVIEEDKGDGWTRVRRNEDEEGYVPSSYVEVFLETNAKDS, encoded by the exons GATCAGTTCGACAACTTGGAGAAGCACACGCAGTGGGGGATCGAATTTGTGGAGAAGTACACCAAATTCGTCAAGGAGAGGTCGGAGATCGAAACCAACTATGCAAAACAAATTAG GAATCTATCAAAGAAGTATCAACCCAAGAAGAACTCacgagaagaggaagagagcaa GTTCACCTTCTGTCAAGCCTTCCTGACGTCCCTGAACGAGTTGAATGACTACGCGGGTCAACACGAGGTCATAGCGGAGAACCTGACGTCTCAAATCATCACCGAGCTCTCGCGCTACCTGCAGGAGCTCAAGGGCGAGAGGAAATCG CACTTCCATGATGGCCGCAAGGCGCAGCAGCACATCGAGAGCTCGTGGAAACAGCTGGAATCG TGTAAAAGGAGGTTTGAGAGGGACTGTAAAGAGGCGGACCGGGCGCAGCAGTACTTCGAGAGGATGGACGCCGACATCAACGTGACGAAGGCCGACGTGGAAAAG GCCCGACAGCATGCTCAGTCCAGGCACCAGATGGCTTCAGACAGTAAGAGCGACTACTCCTCCTACCTGCAGAAGTTCAACCAGGAACAGAACGAACATTACTTCACAGTCATCCCCAACATATTCCAG AAACTTCaagacatggaggagaagagaaTCGACAGGATAGGAGTGAGCATGAGGACGTTCGCCGACGTGGACCGCCAGGTGCTGCCCATCGTGGGGAAATGTTTAGACGGCATGACGAAAGCCGCCGAGTCCATCGAGCCCAAGACt GACTCCAAGCAGGTGGTGGAGTCCTACAAGTCCGGGTTCGAGCCCCCGGGGGACGTGGACTTCGAGGACTACGGCCAGGCCATGACGAGGACGCCGTCCGACACCAGCCTGTCCAACTCCAGAGAGGCCAAGGAGAAGCCGGCAGGCAAGAGCAAGGGCAAGCTGTGGCCCTTCatcaagaacaagaacaag ggcTCTGGACCGGAGGACTTCAGCCACCTGCCAccggagcagaggaggaagaagctgCTGGGCAAGATGGAGGACCTGAATAAGGACATCCAGAAGGAGATGGACCAGAG GGACGCGCTGACGAAGATGAAAGACGTGTACGTGAAGAACCCCCAGATGGGCGACCCCGCCAGCGTCGACCCCCGGCTATCGGAAATCGCCCTGAACATCGAGAAGCTGCAGTTCGAAGCGCAGAAGTTTGAG ggctgGTTagcggaggtggaggagaggatgcCGTCCAAGAGCGATACGAACCGTAGAAGTGGCCTCTATGAGacccagaacaacacgcccgtGAGCAACAACTGCGCTCAGGACCGAGAGAG CCCGGACGGCAGCTACACGGAGGAGCAGAACTCAGAGACTCAGGTCAAGGCCAACGTCAACCCCGTCCTCCCCACCTCCAGCACGCCGGAGTTCGACGACGAGTTCGACGACGAGGAGACGCTGCCCACCATCGGCACCTGCAAGGCCTTGTACCCGTTCGAAG GTCACAACGAGGGCACCATCTCCGTGGCGGAGGGCGAGCTGCTGTACGTCATAGAAGAGGACAAAGGGGACGGATGGACGCGAGTGCGCAGgaacgaggacgaggagggatACGTGCCCTCCTCCTACGTCGAGGTCTTTTTGGAAACCAATGCCAAAG